In Daphnia magna isolate NIES linkage group LG5, ASM2063170v1.1, whole genome shotgun sequence, a single genomic region encodes these proteins:
- the LOC116922586 gene encoding heat shock protein 75 kDa, mitochondrial, with protein MAASMRLSRAVTLLLRRSDNFRRIPQSSTSTLLLKNPALNTDHYLNRFVCTTSLVRNEQQSSAKTAPERREFQAETRMLLDIVAKSLYSEKEVFVRELISNASDALEKFRYLSLTGTNLENSQRPLEIKINADKEAKTLTIEDGGIGMNKEEIINNLGTIARSGSKAYIEQLKSKGGAPDSVSNIIGQFGVGFYSAFMVADKVDVFTKSSLPGSVGLHWSSDGTGTYELSEDETAELGTKIIIHLKSDCTNFSQEDTIKDIIQRYSNFVGSPVSVNGTVVNTVQPLWLMDPKEVTAVQHDEFYRFISDSYDRPRFVLHYKTDVPLNVRALIYFPEGKPGLFEMSRESDAGLALYCRRILIKNKAVDLLPKWLRFCKGVVDSEDIPLNLSRELLQEGALIRKLRTVLTNRILRFLHDKSQKAKEEYERFYRDYGIFLKEGILSSNEQLEKEEISKLLRYESSLLPPGEKVSIAEYCNRMRPGQRDIYYLAAPSRELAESSAYFEALKKRDVEVLFCFEPYDELVLLQLREFDRKHLTSVEKEMRQDSSADQSTDSETGTAGLDSKATEDLITWLSATLSGRASKVKVTRKLESHPCVVTVEEMGAARHFVRTQSQSVPEEQRYKLLQPQLEINPKHPIITKMHKLKDENPGLATLLAKQLFANAMVSAGLLDDARPVVANMNELLTLALEKC; from the exons ATGGCGGCCTCCATGCGATTGTCACGTGCAGTTACTTTACTTCTACGCCGGTCGGATAATTTCCGACGAATTCCGCAATCTTCAACTTCCACGTTACTCTTAAAAAATCCGGCATTAAACACGGATCATTATTTGAATCGTTTTGTGTGTACAACATCGCTAGTAAGGAATGAACAGCAAAGCAGTGCGAAAA CCGCACCAGAAAGACGAGAATTCCAGGCAGAAACCAGAATGCTTCTTGATATTGTGGCAAAATCCTTGTATTCTGAAAAAGAG GTTTTTGTTCGGGAACTGATTTCCAATGCCTCTGATGCATTAGAAAAGTTTCGATACCTATCTCTTACCGGAACAAATTTGGAAAACAGCCAGAGACCAttagaaattaaaattaatgcTGATAAAGAGGCCAAAACATTAACCATTGAG GATGGTGGCATAGGAATGAACAAGGAAGAAATTATCAACAACTTGGGAACAATTGCTAGATCAGGTTCAAAA GCATACATAGAGCAACTGAAAAGCAAAGGAGGAGCACCGGACTCTGTATCGAATATTATCGGTCAGTTTGGTGTCGGCTTTTATTCAGCATTCATGGTGGCAGATAAGGTTGATGTCTTTACCAAATCTTCCTTGCCCGGTAGCGTTGGATTGCACTGGAGCTCTGATGG GACGGGAACCTACGAATTGTCTGAAGACGAAACGGCTGAACTTGGAACTAAAATCATTATTCATCTTAAGAGTGATTGCACCAATTTTTCTCAGGAAGACACTATCAAAG ACATTATCCAACGATATAGCAATTTCGTAGGCAGCCCGGTTTCTGTCAATGGAACCGTGGTTAATACAGTTCAG CCGTTGTGGTTGATGGATCCCAAAGAAGTGACGGCTGTTCAGCATGACGAATTCTACCGTTTCATTTCCGACTCGTATGATCGCCCACGTTTCGTCCTTCACTACAAAACTGATGTTCCACTCAATGTTCGTGCTTTAATATACTTCCCTGAAGGCAAACCTGGTTTATTTGAAATGAGTCGGGAATCGGACGCTGGATTGGCGCTCTACTGTCGGCGTATTTTGATAAAAAACAAAGCTGTGGATCTTCTTCCCAAATGGCTTCGATTCTGCAAAGGCGTAGTCGATTCGGAAGACATTCCGCTTAATCTTAGTCGTGAGTTGCTGCAAGAAGGTGCCCTCATTCG TAAACTGCGGACAGTGTTGACCAACAGAATTCTTCGCTTCCTCCATGACAAGTCACAAAAGGCCAAGGAGGAATACGAACGTTTTTACCGTGATTATGGCATATTCCTTAAAGAAGGAATTTTGTCTTCTAATGAACAATTAGAAAAA GAAGAGATTTCCAAACTGTTGAGATACGAATCATCCCTACTACCTCCGGGTGAAAAGGTCAGCATTGCCGAATATTGCAACCGAATGAGACCAGGTCAAAGGGatatttattatttagctGCCCCTAGTCGCGAGTTAGCCGAGTCATCAGCCTACTTTGAGG CTCTGAAGAAGCGAGACGTAGAAGTTCTGTTCTGCTTTGAGCCATATGATGAACTTGTCCTCCTCCAGTTGCGCGAGTTTGATCGCAAACATTTGACATCCGTCGAAAAAGAGATGCGACAAGACTCTTCTGCAGATCAATCAACTGATTCCGAAACTG GTACCGCCGGCTTGGATAGCAAAGCGACTGAGGATCTAATTACCTGGTTGTCGGCTACGTTGTCCGGTCGAGCCTCAAAGGTAAAAGTAACACGAAAATTAGAATCACATCCTTGCGTCGTGACTGTTGAAGAAATGGGAGCAGCAAGACATTTCGTCCGTACCCAATCACAATCGGTACCTGAAGAGCAACGCTATAAATTACTTCAACCTCAACTGGAAATCAATCCAAA GCATCCAATTATCACAAAAATGCATAAGCTGAAAGATGAGAACCCTGGTTTGGCTACTTTGCTGGCGAAGCAGCTCTTTGCCAACGCCATGGTGTCAGCTGGATTATTGGACGATGCTCGGCCAGTCGTTGCCAATATGAACGAATTATTAACATTAGCATTAGAAAAAtgctaa
- the LOC116922588 gene encoding neurogenic protein mastermind, with protein MSEVLPPKRQAAVDRLRRRVEVYTKDHQDRFMHYERIGPALCEQQMQESFALKQKYLDPKAKKTSSNSKSNKSSSGGNNNNSTSSTTSISSGGGPSNTERQKPATEPTHAGNTQSNKYGKRPLDESGDGGGSESSGMNGSSQQQQNQNHSSSSSGDGPPAAKIQCTTTTTASSSATASGGGPAKFSVEIVQQLEFTASASGATSVSVKTLTNTSVKSETQVSPSNGQDGPPEMKKEKRCDTPDFMAELNGDSDETAADLANLERFISEDTSDGIINADTFKDLISEIHDLPPEFMEDFDFDTTDTNIKSGVGVGGLLSDPFGAPLISDGSRTVDSIVSRLKQEEVEAADREIQAAMLDIGKSMSMNAQSSNSSSSCNNTSSSILSTTSITTSSCSTATLSSTTGAFNNNTIGAPAGSFVDSTKSNNTPPIAQQHQQQQRTVDNNNGAASGMNNRQMPQPFGVNSGGPELSPAALTLKQMAEQHQHKAQMGMTPASMNQASTGLSAPPTMANQGAPLVPPHHPPVVNNMRMRGNFQEQQHQQQPQQQQYNNASAQGPTQQQQQQQQANQFMNRAPYTGQGGYGPNSPMIKKEMPYFANSPLGGNSPGPGRPVQQHQQGIPGSQQQHQVPGAKSSPVPMSQTSPMGPPTPQQMQQQQQQQQQQFNARKAPTPTSTTTSSNTSSTSGRTPPPSAAASASVQFSQTQQQQMHMSSGGNNNGQQIQMAASHHMQMSADVKVNAGMANMQMRQQQHMVQQQQQQQQSMFYQNQTASATVQQPSGAQQQPQAQVVQQQQAQQQPGMENSYTYSASQTQTINFTQQHLRANTRMPASLSVQQQAAQQQQQAMQQQQAQQQQQMMRMQMMQQQQQHQQQQQGMTRPPPPDYKTPMMAGGISTPGGVVAAAVVPNQQQQQQQPNVMMGQQHMGMMTAGNQQQQQGVVGGGYPPAIRPGIRPMVAAQAVAVGRPSPNGNTSPMLQQQQMQQQQRPMMNYPQQQVQQQQQPQGMMGMNNMGGYGGGGGNNMMMNRPQYNNNSGGGNPMVRAQRPPNVTVGPDGMNAWRQQQMAAMQQQQQQQQQVQQQQQVQQQQQVQQPQQAQQMARFQQQQQQQAAANNPNNIRMQQQTYMQQQTSYMHAGNQGQNIQQQQVTLTMQQQQQQQMLHSQNMGNAMMQQKMQMTSMQMQQQGGMQQHMRVSQQQQQFSQAQQFAQQQQFNPNQQQQQFAQQQQQHFNNAGQQQQFASQSQQQFAAAQQQQFNQQSQAGGMGQQATMQQQTPQQPQQPQQQQQFNNSQQAANNSGVGGGVSSSNNSDFSLEFLDNISGDNGGQFGTDAQELLNSFDNGVGFSLLDTL; from the exons ATGTCGGAGGTGCTGCCTCCGAAACGTCAGGCGGCCGTGGATCGACTGCGGAGGCGAGTCGAAGTCTACACCAAGGATCATCAAGATCGATTTATGCACTATGAGCGAATCGGACCAGCTTTGTGCGAACAGCAAATGCAAGAGTCGTTTGCATTGAAGCAAAAGTATCTCGACCCCAAAGCCAAAAAAACGAGTAGCAATAGTAAAAGCAATAAAAGCAGCAGCGGCGGAAATAATAACAACTCCACTAGTAGTACTACTAGTATCAGTAGCGGTGGTGGCCCGTCCAACACCGAACGTCAAAAACCGGCTACGGAGCCGACTCACGCCGGCAACACGCAGTCG AATAAGTACGGGAAGCGTCCGCTGGACGAGAGCGGCGATGGAGGAGGGAGTGAGTCCAGCGGGATGAACGGATCATCCCAGCagcaacaaaatcaaaatcactcCTCGTCGTCGTCCGGTGACGGCCCACCGGCCGCCAAGATCCAGTGCACGACAACGACGACGGCCAGCTCATCAGCGACGGCCTCTGGTGGAGGCCCTGCGAAATTCTCGGTCGAAATCGTCCAGCAACTCGAGTTCACCGCTAGTGCCAGTGGCGCTACCAGCGTCTCTGTCAAGACGCTCACCAACACATCCGTCAAGAGCGAG actcagGTGTCGCCATCCAACGGACAAGATGGGCCACCCGAaatgaaaaaggagaaacgttGCGACACGCCCGATTTTATGGCCGAATTGAACGGTGATTCGGACGAAACGGCTGCTGATTTAGCGAATTTGGAACGCTTCATTTCGGAAGACACATCGGATGGCATCATCAATGCGGACACGTTCAAAGATCTGATCTCTGAGATACACGACCTGCCTCCTGAATTCATGGAGGATTTCGATTTCGACACGACAGACACGAATATCAAGAGCGGTGTAGGTGTAGGAGGGCTGTTGTCCGATCCGTTTGGCGCACCTTTGATAAGCGATGGATCTCGGACGGTCGACTCGATCGTCTCACGACTCAAACAGGAAGAGGTTGAAGCAGCCGACCGAGAAATTCAGGCAGCCATGCTGGATATTGGCAAATCGATGAGCATGAACGCCCAGTCGAGTAATAGTTCAAGTAGTTGCAACAACACGTCGTCATCCATCTTGAGTACGACGAGTATAACAACATCCAGTTGCAGTACGGCCACGCTATCGTCGACAACCGGAGCGTTTAATAACAACACCATTGGTGCGCCAGCTGGATCGTTTGTTGATTCGACGAAAAGTAACAACACCCCGCCCATCGctcaacaacatcaacagcagcaaagGACGGTCGACAACAATAATGGCGCCGCCAGCGGTATGAATAATAGGCAAATGCCGCAGCCGTTTGGTGTCAATTCCGGAGGTCCGGAATTGAGTCCGGCTGCATTGACGTTGAAGCAAATGGCGGAACAGCATCAACACAAAGCCCAAATGGGCATGACTCCGGCATCGATGAATCAAGCCTCGACGGGTCTTTCGGCTCCTCCAACAATGGCCAATCAAGGCGCACCTTTAGTTCCTCCTCATCATCCGCCTGTCGTTAATAACATGCGGATGCGGGGCAACTTTCAAGAGCAACAGCATCAACAGCAGCCTCAGCAACAGCAGTACAACAATGCATCCGCACAAGGTCCAactcagcaacagcagcaacagcaacaagcTAATCAGTTTATGAATCGAGCACCCTACACCGGTCAAGGTGGTTATGGTCCCAATAGTCCGATGATTAAGAAGGAAATGCCCTACTTTGCCAATTCACCGCTGGGAGGAAACAGCCCTGGACCTGGACGGCCAGTACAGCAGCATCAGCAAGGTATCCCTGGTAGCCAACAACAGCATCAAGTCCCCGGTGCCAAATCATCACCTGTTCCAATGAGCCAAACAAGTCCCATGGGACCACCTACCCCTCAGCAaatgcagcaacaacaacaacagcagcagcagcaatttAACGCTCGCAAAGCACCTACACCGACGAGTACAACTACAAGTAGTAATACGAGTAGCACTAGTGGTCGGACACCTCCACCGTCGGCTGCTGCTTCGGCTAGCGTCCAATTTAGCCAAACTCAACAGCAACAGATGCACATGAGCAGCGGTGGCAACAACAACGGACAACAAATCCag ATGGCTGCGTCTCATCACATGCAAATGTCGGCGGATGTCAAAGTCAACGCCGGTATGGCCAACATGCAAATGAGGCAACAGCAGCATATGgtacagcagcagcagcagcagcagcaatcgatgttttatcaaaatcaaacGGCGTCTGCGACCGTTCAACAGCCGTCTGGAGCGCAGCAACAACCTCAAGCGCAAGTtgtgcaacaacaacaagcgcAGCAACAACCAGGAATGGAGAACTCCTACACTTACTCGGCCAGTCAAACGCAAACAATCAATTTTACACAACAACATTTGAGAGCCAATACGAGAATGCCAGCCTCTCTGAGCGTCCAGCAACAAGCGgcgcaacaacagcaacaagctatgcaacaacagcaagcccaacaacagcaacag ATGATGCGAATGCAGATgatgcaacaacagcagcaacatcaacaacagcaacagggAATGACGCGTCCACCTCCACCCGATTACAAAACGCCAATGATGGCCGGTGGAATTTCGACACCCGGTGGAGTTgtggctgctgctgttgtacccaaccaacaacagcaacaacagcaacctaATGTGATGATGGGCCAACAGCACATGGGTATGATGACTGCTGGTaatcaacagcaacagcaaggAGTGGTAGGGGGAGGATATCCACCGGCCATCCGGCCAGGTATCCGACCAATGGTGGCCGCTCAAGCGGTAGCGGTTGGACGACCGTCTCCCAATGGAAACACGTCCCCAATgctccagcagcagcagatgCAACAGCAGCAACGGCCCATGATGAACTATCCTCAACAACAGgttcaacaacagcaacaacctCAGGGCATGATGG GTATGAACAACATGGGAGGCTACGGTGGCGGTGGTGGTAACAACATGATGATGAATCGGCCGCAGTACAACAACAATAGTGGGGGTGGAAACCCAATGGTGAGAGCTCAACGGCCGCCAAACGTGACGGTCGGTCCTGACGGGATGAATGCCTGGAGGCAACAGCAAATGGCGGctatgcaacaacaacaacagcagcaacagcaagtccaacagcagcagcaggttcaacaacaacagcaagttCAACAGCCTCAACAAGCTCAGCAAATGGCTCGttttcagcagcagcaacaacagcaagctGCCGCCAACAACCCCAACAACATTCGAATGCAGCAGCAAACGTACATGCAACAGCAGACGTCGTACATGCATGCTGGAAATCAGGGACAAAACATACAACAGCAGCAG GTGACTTTGACtatgcaacaacagcagcagcagcaaatgCTCCATTCGCAAAATATGGGCAACGCGATGATGCAGCAGAAGATGCAAATGACAAGTATGCAAATGCAGCAACAGGGAGGCATGCAACAACACATGCGAGtatctcaacaacaacagcagttTAGCCAAGCACAGCAATTtgcgcagcagcagcagttcAATcccaatcaacaacaacagcaatttgctcagcagcaacaacagcattTTAACAATGCGGGCCAGCAACAACAATTTGCCAGTCAATCTCAACAACAGTTTGCAGCAGCCCAGCAGCAACAGTTTAATCAACAGTCCCAGGCCGGCGGTATGGGCCAGCAGGCAACTATGCAGCAGCAGACACCTCAACAACCGCAACAAcctcaacagcagcagcaatttAACAACTCTCAACAAGCCGCCAACAATAGTGGTGTCGGTGGTGGTGTCAGTTCAAGTAACAACAGTGACTTCAGTTTGGAATTTTTGGATAATATTTCCGGCGATAATGGCGGTCAGTTTGGCACAGATGCTCAGGAGCTGCTCAATTCCTTTGACAATGGAGTGGGTTTCAGCTTATTGGACACGTTATAA